A single Paenibacillus sp. FSL R5-0517 DNA region contains:
- the clpP gene encoding ATP-dependent Clp endopeptidase proteolytic subunit ClpP has protein sequence MSLVPMVIEQTNRGERSYDIYSRLLKDRIIFLTSAIDDDVANLVIAQLLFLAADDPEKDISLYINSPGGSVTAGMGIYDTMQFIKPDVSTICVGMAASMGSLLLTAGAPGKRYALTNSEVMIHQPLGGIQGQAADIKIHAEWIIKTRQKLNQIYVDRTGQPLEKIERDTDRDFFMSAEEAKTYGIIDQVLSRPINS, from the coding sequence ATGAGTCTGGTGCCAATGGTTATAGAACAAACCAATCGAGGCGAGCGGTCTTACGATATATATTCACGTTTGCTGAAAGATCGCATTATCTTTCTAACCAGTGCGATTGATGACGATGTAGCCAATCTTGTCATAGCACAGCTTTTGTTTTTGGCAGCCGACGATCCTGAAAAGGATATCAGCTTGTACATTAACTCACCTGGTGGTTCTGTCACCGCAGGGATGGGTATATACGATACGATGCAATTTATCAAGCCGGATGTATCTACCATTTGCGTAGGGATGGCAGCAAGCATGGGCTCGTTATTGCTAACAGCCGGTGCACCTGGCAAGAGATATGCGCTGACGAACAGTGAAGTAATGATTCATCAGCCACTTGGCGGTATTCAAGGACAGGCTGCGGATATTAAGATACACGCAGAATGGATTATTAAAACACGTCAGAAACTGAATCAAATATACGTCGATCGTACGGGTCAACCTCTTGAGAAAATTGAGCGGGATACAGACCGTGACTTCTTCATGAGCGCTGAAGAAGCTAAGACGTA